The DNA window atccagctatacctctcttgggcatatacccaaaagatgccccaacatataaaacagacacgtgctccactatgttcatcgcagccttatttataatagccagaagctggaaagaagccagatgcccttcaacagaggaatggatacagaaaatgcggtacatctacacaatggaatattactcagctatcaaaaacaacggctttatgaaattcgtaggcaaatggttggaactggaaaatatcattctgagtgagctaacccaatcacagaaagacatacatggtatgcactcattgataagtggctattagcccaaatgcttgaattatcctagatacctagaacaaatgaaactcaagacggatgatcaaaatgtggatgtttcacgccttctttaaaaggggaacaagaatacccttggcagggaagagagaggcaaagattaaaacagagactgaagtaacacccattcagagcctgccccacatgtggcccatacatatacagccacccaattagacaagatggatgaagcaaagaagtgcagaccgacaggagccggatgtagatcgctcctgagagacacagccagaatacagcaaatacagaggcgaatgccagcagcaaaccactgaactgagaatagaacccccgttgaaggaatcagagaaagaactggaagagcttgaaggggctcgagaccccatatgtacaacaatgccaagcaaccagagcttccagggactaagccactacctaaagactatacatggactgaccctggactctgacctcataggtagcaatgaatatcttagtaagagcaccagtggaaggggaagccctgggtcctgctaagactgaacccccagtgaactagactgttggggggagggcggcaatggggggagggttgggaggggaatacccataaggaagggaaggggggaggggggaggggggagggggatttttgcccggaaaccgggaaagggaataacactcgaaatgtatataagaaatactcaagttaataaaaaaataaataaatcaaaatcaaaatcaaaaaaaaaaagaagcaactatACTAAGCCATAGTAGCTATGGCACTTCAATGGCAGCATGGCCAAGGAGCAACAGGCATGATAGTTTTATTTGGATACACAGAAGCCTCTGTTTTGTGGATTCCTTTGGAGTGATATGTTCTTGCCATTAAATGAGTAACAAGAGAATCATTAGAGGTCTGAATCTTCTGAACTCTAAGATCTGTCACACTCaatggtacatatacatacatcatacctGTAGACAGTtatacaaataacataaaatgaaaatgtactaaatttatagaagaaaatcaGAGAactgattaataaataaataaaataaataaataaataaataaataaataaataaataaataaataagaacttcaagactctgaagaaagaaattgaagaagaccttagaagatggaaagatctcccatgctcatggattggcaggattaatatagtaaaaatggccattttaccaaaagcgatctacagattcaatgcaatccccatcaaaataccaatccaattcttcaaagagttagacagaacaatttgcaaattcatctggaataacaaaaaacccaggatagctaaaactatcctcaacaataaaaggacttcagggggaatcgctatccctgaactcaagcagtattacacagcaatagtgataaaaactgcatgttattggtacagagacagacagatagaccaatggaacagaattgaagacccagaaatgaacccacacacctatggtcacttgatttttgacaaaggagccaaaaccatccaatggaaaaaagatagcatttttagtaaatggtgctggttcaacttggaggtcaacatgtagaagaatgcagatcgatccatgcttatcaccctgtacaaagcttaagtccaagtggatcaaggacctccacatcaaaccagatacactcaaactaatagaagaaaaactagggaagcatctggaacacatgggcactggaaaaagtttcctgaacaaaacaccaatggcttatgctctaagatcaagaatcgacaaatgggatctcataaaactgcaaagcttctgtaaggcaaaggacactgtggttaggacaaaacggcaaccaacagattgggaaaagatctttaccaatcctacaacagatagaggccttatatccaaaatatacaaagaactcaagaagttagaccgcagggaaacaaataaccctattaaaaaatggggttcagagctaaacaaagaattcacagctgaggaatgccgaatggctgagaaacacctaaagaaatgttcaacatctttagtcataagggaaatgcaaatcaaaacaaccctgagatttcacctcacgccagtgagaatggctaagatcaaaaactcaggtgatagcagatgctggcgaggatgtggagaaagaggaacactcctccattgttggtgggattgcagactggtacaaccattctggaaatcagtctggaggttcctcagaaaattggacattgaactgccgaggatccagctatacctctcttgggcatatacccacaagatgccccaacatataaaaaagacacgtcctccactatgttcatcgcagccttatttataatagccagaagctggaaagaacccagatgcccttcaacagaggaatggatacagaaaatctggtacatctacacaatggaatattactcagctatcaaaaacaatgactttatgaaattcgtaggcaaatggttggaactgaaaaatatcatcctgagtgaggtaacccaatcacagaaaaacacacatggtatgcactcattgataagtggctattagcccaaatgcttgaattaccctagatgcctagaacaaacgaaactcaagacggatgatcaaaatgtgaatgcttcactcctttaaaaggggaacaagaatactcttggcagggaatagagaggcaaagataaaacagagactgaaggaacacccattcagagcctgccccacatgtggcccatacatatacagccacccaattcgacaagatggatgaagcaaagaagtccaggcagacaggagccggatttagatctttcctgagagacacagcaagaatacaacaaatacagaggtgaatgccagcagcaaaccactgaactgagaacagggccccgttgaaggaatcagagaaagaactggaagagcttgaaggggctcgagaccccaaaagtacaacaatgccaagcaaccagagcttccagggactaagccactacctaaagactatacatggactgaccctggactctgacctcataggtacaattgaatatcctagtaagatcagtagtgtaaggggaagccctgggtcctgctaagactgatcgtgattgttgggaggagggtggtaatggggggaggatggggaggggaacacccataaagaaggggagggggatgtttgcccggaaaccgggaaagggaataacactcgaaatgtaaataagaaatactcaagttaaaaaatataataaaataaaaaataaagtgatgccccagtttagggtaatgccaggatggagaggcgggagggagtggatggtgagtgggggagcaccctcctgaaggcagagggtgggggatgggatgggggatttccagaggggaaactaggaaagaagataacatttgaaatataaataaagaaaatatccaataaaaaaaacagtGGACAAAAAAAGGACAATTGCGTATGCTTAgctctaaatgggacatctaGCAGGGAACATTAAAGAAGAATGGGCGAAAAAGAGGTAAACTCTGGAGAGTGAGGAGAAGTGTTGGGAAATACTGTCTTCTGGATATGATGTAACAGTTACATTCATAAACTCATTCAGTCAAGGGTCTGCATAAAACTGCCCAGGACCAAGACAGTCTGATGGGAGAGAAGCTCATGAGACCTACCCCAGCCAAGAATCTATTGGACATTGATGGTTACTATTGGGAAAGTAATGATTCCCTTTGGGGCTTTGGCCACTGATAGATTGCCAGTGCTCAGTAAATTGCCCTATACCCATGTACATACAAACAGCACCAATTAGACTCTATGGGACACTAAATTTTAAAGAGGGGGGGATCTAGGAGGAGAACATTTTGGGAGAGAGTGAAGATATGATCAAAGTACAATGTACACATGTATTAATTAATAGCTATTTAAGAATAAAACTACCCATAATGCTcttaaaatgaaacataaaatacaAGAAAACTCTACAATACAATTTTTATAAACTCTACCACTAATTGTACATCTActgtttttgtctttgattttgtGAGACAGATTCTCAACTCCATAGGATGGACTATTCTACAGCGCATCACTTCAGGTTTGCTGTGACTCAGGACTGCCCTGGTGCTCAGCCTCCCAAGAGACATCACGACACATGTAAGCCATCACACCTAACTAgctactgtttttaaaaaaaaaacactccaaaATGGCACTTGTCCTTCAAAATAATATTGCTCTAGCTATTGAAACTAAAACCCAGGCTTTTCAAACCTGATGTTTAATATTTAATCTTCCTAATTCCTTATAAGAAATTCTATGCAAAATTCTGTGTATCTTTATACAAAACTGTggtgaaaatgttttaaaaataacataaaagtacCCTAGGATGTGTTTCTGCTCCTTACTGAACCAACCTTTGTAGAGATTAGTTATCTGTCTTGGTCTGATACAAAATCTCCGTGAAGCACCTGAGACCAAAACAGAAGGAAGGCTGCAACATTAAATAACTTGACAGTGGTGAGTTGGGGTTGCAAATCAGTTGActttattagatttttatttagGGGGAGGAGTCTGCCACagcatgtgtatggaggtcagaggacaacttgtaggagtcaatTCCCTCCCCCACCTTGTGTGTTTCGGAGATTGAACTAGGGCTGTTAGGCTCAGTGGTAGGTGCCTTTATCCTCTAAGTTATCTCACCAGTCCACTAGCCATTTCATTTTAGCTATCCTAGACAATTATTAGATCCTAGATGTAACAGGACAGCATGTACCAGAGGGAGAGAAAATTACTGAGCATGTTACCTACCGCTATGCAATCCTTTCCCTCCTAAAATAAAAGCCACTCTCAAAATGCAATTGcgatgaacatttatttattaagccCACACAAGGTAAGGGCAGAGCTCATAAGTGCCTGACACAGCATTTCTCATCCAGGACCActtccttgttctttcttctttgctggGAGCATCTTAGACTTACATGATTTTCTACAAAGACTCAATATCCAGAATGGTAGTCACAGGCTTGTTTCAAAGTCTtctcaggaggtagaggagaATGTAGTTGTCTCAGCTAATGGAAACTCCACTGTGCTTTctaaattaaagataaaataaataaaacaggagtTACCAAAAGAACCTCAAAGGATCAGGCCTATTGTTTGTCATTTAACACTCTGAACTTGGGTATgggattttatatttttaggtaTAATCCCCCGTGTCTTCCCGTGTCTTACAATTTACAATCTGCAAGCTTCTGATAATTATTCTATTGAAAGAagtcaaattataaaattaaagaaatacaaacaaaaacaaaacaaaagccaggaggggttggagagatggctcaatactTAGCAGCAGACGCTCATCTTCCAAGCACCACATGACAGCTCCTTACAatcttgtaactccagttccaggggatctgacaccttctttttctggcccctgtgggcaccaagcccacATATGTTGCACAAATGTTATGCATCATGACAACCATATTATAtgccataatttttaaaaaccaaaagagaggAGATATTAAAACAGAATTTGCTGATTCAGAGCCCTTCTATATTTCATGGAATCATACATTCTATACATTAGATGGTGGCTTGGCTAAGAGTCCATGGGTTGAACTGGGTTTCACAACCTAGAGAGGTAAATGGGGAATCTGTGAATACTCAAGGGAGAGAGAATTTGTATCCTGCCATATAGGTAGCTGAAAGTTAAACCCCTGAATAAAAAGCCCTGTGTgaataatttctttgttttattttattttattttattttactttaagacaaggttttactctgtagaccaggctgacctagaactcacagattcagctgcctcagactcccaagttCTGGGCAACTACTCCTGGCCACGCCTACAATTTATCTCAGCTTTGGGGAGGTGTTAAATGTGGAGTCCATTCTAAAGGGATTGAAATTAGCATTAAATACAATATCAGACCTCTAGAATGTTATCATATTAAAGAGAAGGGGCAAGATCAAGATTCCTGATGAAGGTGGGAGTTACGTCTGCAAGGAGATAAAGAAATGGGTTCCATTCATTTTAAGCATCAGTCACTCAAGCTGCCAAAATTTGACTTAGAGGAAGAAAATAGATGGAATTTTATTTCTTCACTAAGTGCTaaccagagggctggagagatggctcagatgttaaagcactgactgctcttctacaggccctgagttcaattcccagaacaaccacatggtggctcacaaccatctataatgagatctggtgccctcttttgacATGCAACTATAtatgcagaacactgtgtatataataaataaatagatcttttaaaaaaaaagtgctaaccagaaagaaagaagggaaaaatgtGGAGAGCTTGagagtgcacacttttaatcccagcactagtgaACCgcgaaggcagatctctgtgagttcaaggccagcctgatttgcATATCAAGTTCCAGGGCTGGGGCTACACATCTCTAAGCCCATGGACATCCATGGGCTGATCCTCTGGAGTTTTCAGAGCTCTTTCTTGAGATCAAGTGGCTAACAGCAAGATGTGCTACTGCCGACAGATGTCTTCTGttgaaaatattcaagaaaagagTGATACCTTCTCCTTAAATTTCAAAGAACATTGGTAAAATTACTCcacctcagaggtcagaggaactAAATTTCCCAACTTGGTGACCACAGGACCTTCCTCAGCAGTGAGATAGAAGAAAATGTCACAGAGAGGAATATTAGCATGTTTGAAGACAGAAATTCCTACCTGAAGTCTCAGTGACTTCTTCCAGGAAGCTGGAAGAGACTGTCTCAGCTCCATTAGAGAGctctgggaagacagaagagaagcagGAATGGTCAACAgtggtgaaagaaaacaggcttTCCAGCAGGAAGACAAAAATGGGGACCCACAAACATCTGTCCAGACCTCTTTAAACCACAACTTCACTTACCAGAAATCTGTATGCTTTTGGAATATGTGGTTTGCATGAAGTCAGTGTTTGATTCCTGGTATGTGCTATCCTCTGGAGGAGATGTTGATGGTTCATATGATGCCAGTTGGAAGTCAGAGGTTGAGTTTAGTATATCAAAGATTGAATCCTGTAGTTCTTCATTGATTGAATCTAGAAGGTCAACAGTTGAATTTTATAGTCATTTTCACACGGTTGGATGAGCAGCTCTCCTGAGAAACT is part of the Rattus norvegicus strain BN/NHsdMcwi chromosome 4, GRCr8, whole genome shotgun sequence genome and encodes:
- the Kap gene encoding kidney androgen-regulated protein precursor, with the protein product MMICKVLVITVFCVLTVAFPSLDIDSINEELQDSIFDILNSTSDFQLASYEPSTSPPEDSTYQESNTDFMQTTYSKSIQISELSNGAETVSSSFLEEVTETSESTVEFPLAETTTFSSTS
- the Kap gene encoding kidney androgen-regulated protein isoform X1, with translation MMICKVLVITVFCVLTVAFPSLDIDSINEELQDSIFDILNSTSDFQLASYEPSTSPPEDSTYQESNTDFMQTTYSKSIQISESTVEFPLAETTTFSSTS